Proteins found in one Oncorhynchus keta strain PuntledgeMale-10-30-2019 chromosome 2, Oket_V2, whole genome shotgun sequence genomic segment:
- the LOC127911691 gene encoding uncharacterized protein LOC127911691 — protein MHFHVHQILLHDRNPLSVANRISACLADISVWMTDHHLKLNLGKTELLFLPGKDCPFHDLAITVDNSIVSSSQSAKNLGVILDNTLSFSTNIKAVARSCRFMLYNIHRVRPCLTQEAAQVLIQALVISRLDYCNSLLAGLPACAIKPLQLIQNAAARLVFNLPKFSHVTPLLRSLHWLPVEARICYKTMVLAYGAVRGTAPQYLQALIRPYTQTRALRSSTSGLLASLPLRKYSSRSAQSKLFAALAPQWWNKLPHDARTAESITTFRRHLKPHLFKEYLG, from the exons ATGCATTTTCATGTACACCAAATCCTCTTACATGACAGGAATCCACTTTCT gtggcgaatcgcatctctgcatgtctggcagacatatcagtgtggatgacggatcaccacctcaagctgaacctcggcaagacggagctgctcttcctcccggggaaggactgcccgttccatgatctcgccatcacggttgataactccattgtgtcctcctcccagagcgctaagaaccttggcgtgatcctggacaacaccctgtcgttctcaactaacatcaaggcggtggcccgttcctgtaggttcatgctctacaacatccacagagtacgaccctgcctcacacaggaagcggcgcaggtcctaatccaggcacttgtcatctcccgtctggactactgcaactcgctgttggctgggctccctgcctgtgccattaaacccctacaactcatccagaacgccgcagcccgtctggtgttcaaccttcccaagttctctcacgtcaccccgctcctccgctctctccactggcttccagttgaagctcgcatctgctacaagaccatggtgcttgcctacggagctgtgaggggaacggcacctcagtacctccaggctctgatcaggccctacacccaaacaagggcactgcgttcatccacctctggcctgctcgcctccctaccactgaggaagtacagttcccgctcagcccagtcaaaactgttcgctgctctggccccccaatggtggaacaaactccctcacgacgccaggacagcggagtcaatcaccaccttccggagacacctgaaaccccacctctttaaggaatacctaggatag
- the LOC118402535 gene encoding glycoprotein endo-alpha-1,2-mannosidase-like has translation MARFRRRSCSTFIGLVLLIFIVTVVLKSFTPEYSPSGSIFGPKLFPNIKGPGKNDIQMLGNIDSVVPEALTKMNDIDSERVNNVEAALRQFPAPNYNIHAFYYTWYGNTQFDGKYIHWDHPLLPHWDSKVAAGYPRGRHSPPDDIGANFYPALGAYSSRDHSVIEAHMKQLRTGAIGVLAVSWYPPGMKDENGEPTDDIVPLILEVAHAYHVKVAFHIEPYKGRDETSMFNNVKYIIEKYGEHPAFYRHRTNTGKFLPLFYVYDSYLLNSEQWAKLLKHTKSSSIRDTPYDGIFIALLVEEKHKRDIVTAGFDGVYTYFATNGFSYGSTHRNWESIKTFCEDNNLLFIPSVGPGYIDTSIRPWNFQNTRNRINGKYYEMALSAALEAGADIISITSFNEWHEGTQIEMAIPKTSQTVYLDYLPHKPDVYLEVTRKWAAIFSNERNG, from the exons ATGGCAAGGTTTAGACGAAGATCTTGCTCCACATTTATTGGTTTGGTGTTGCTCATATTCATAGTAACAGTTGTTTTAAAGTCCTTTACACCAGAATATTCTCCATCCGGAAGCATCTTTGGTCCCAAATTGTTCCCTAATATCAAAGGACCTGGAAAAAATGACATTCAAATGCTTGGTAATATTGACAGTGTCGTCCCTGAAGCACTGACCAAAATGAATGACATAGACTCTGAGAGGGTCAATAACGTAGAGGCTGCCCTCAGGCAATTCCCTGCTCCAAACTACAATATTCATGCCTTTTACTACACATGGTATGGCAACACACAGTTTGATGGAAAGTACATTCACTGGGACCACCCTCTTCTGCCACACTGGGATTCAAAGGTGGCAGCAGGATACCCAAGAGGGAGACACAGCCCACCAGATGACATTGGGGCTAACTTCTATCCTGCTTTAGGAGCTTATAGTTCCAGGGACCACTCTGTTATTGAAGCTCACATGAAGCAACTGCGAACAGGAGCTATTG GTGTTCTTGCTGTTTCCTGGTATCCACCTGGCATGAAGGATGAAAACGGTGAGCCAACAGATGACATTGTGCCTTTGATACTGGAGGTGGCACATGCATATCATGTAAAG GTTGCTTTTCACATTGAACCATACAAAGGAAGAGATGAAACAAGTATGTTTAACAATGTCAAGTACATCATAGAGAA ATATGGTGAGCACCCTGCATTCTACAGGCATAGAACAAACACTGGCAAGTTTCTTCCTCTATTCTACGTCTACGATTCCTATCTACTCAACTCAGAACAGTGGGCAAAACTCCTTAAACACACCAAAAGCAGTAGCATTAGAGATACTCCCTACGATGGTATCTTCATAGCCCTTCTTGTTGAAGAGAAACACAAGAGGGATATTGTCACGGCAGGTTTCGACGGAGTCTACACTTACTTTGCCACTAATGGGTTTTCCTATGGCTCCACTCACCGCAATTGGGAGTCCATTAAAACATTCTGTGAAGACAACAACCTGTTGTTCATTCCGAGTGTGGGGCCAGGTTATATTGACACCAGTATTAGGCCTTGGAATTTCCAGAATACACGCAACCGCATTAATGGGAAGTACTATGAAATGGCCCTGAGTGCAGCCCTAGAAGCAGGTGCTGATATTATATCTATAACATCATTTAATGAATGGCATGAGGGAACCCAGATTGAGATGGCAATTCCAAAAACAAGCCAGACTGTGTACCTAGACTACTTACCACACAAGCCTGATGTCTATTTAGAGGTAACTCGCAAATGGGCAGCAATATTTAGCAATGAAAGGAATGGCTAG
- the LOC118402518 gene encoding 4-galactosyl-N-acetylglucosaminide 3-alpha-L-fucosyltransferase 9-like: protein MPSAPFHRILRPLLVGTFLLGCFVTLFLMYFKPSTSWLSGPVESTASTIRVKNLFSAKSDKNLTTVLVWLWPFGQTYDLGVCSSLFNIEGCFITADRNLYNKSDGVVIHHRDICTDLSNLPPLQRPSFQKWIWMNLESPSHSSQLPGIENLFNLTLNYRQDADIEVPYGSIVTAQGDEDFVPPSKSKLICWIVSNWNPDHVRVKYYNELYKHIEVRAYGQAFGEYIADQDYFPTIASCKFYLAFENSIHKDYITEKLYNPLSVGTVPVVLGPPRQNYENFVQGDAFIHVDDFTSPKELADYLLLLDKNEEMYLRYFEWRRHFKVKKAYFWAEHTCLACDYLRRHKEYKAFNNLDKWYWGGTP, encoded by the coding sequence ATGCCATCTGCACCTTTCCACAGAATTCTACGACCCCTTCTAGTTGGCACCTTCCTACTGGGCTGTTTTGTGACTCTGTTTTTGATGTACTTTAAACCGTCTACTAGCTGGCTATCAGGTCCCGTAGAGTCAACAGCATCCACAATCCGAGTTAAAAACCTCTTCTCCGCCAAGAGTGACAAAAACCTGACCACTGTACTCGTCTGGCTCTGGCCCTTTGGACAGACCTATGACCTGGGTGTCTGCAGCTCTCTGTTCAACATTGAAGGCTGTTTCATCACAGCAGATCGGAACCTATATAATAAGTCAGATGGTGTCGTCATACATCACAGGGATATCTGTACTGATCTCTCCAACCTGCCCCCCCTTCAGCGTCCCTCCTTCCAAAAGTGGATATGGATGAATCTAGAGTCACCATCTCACTCCTCTCAGCTGCCCGGTATCGAAAACCTGTTCAATTTAACTCTGAACTATCGCCAGGATGCTGATATCGAAGTGCCTTATGGGTCGATCGTGACGGCCCAAGGGGACGAGGATTTCGTGCCTCCGAGCAAAAGCAAATTGATCTGCTGGATTGTCAGCAACTGGAACCCGGATCATGTGCGAGTGAAGTACTACAACGAGCTATACAAACATATTGAGGTTCGCGCTTACGGACAAGCCTTTGGGGAGTACATTGCGGATCAAGACTACTTTCCTACCATCGCCAGTTGTAAATTCTACTTGGCATTTGAGAACTCAATTCACAAAGACTACATCACCGAGAAACTGTATAACCCACTCTCTGTAGGGACGGTGCCTGTGGTTTTGGGCCCGCCAAGACAGAACTATGAGAACTTTGTCCAAGGGGATGCTTTTATCCATGTGGATGACTTCACCTCTCCCAAAGAGTTGGCTGACTATCTCCTGCTCTTGGACAAAAATGAGGAAATGTACCTCAGGTACTTTGAGTGGCGACGGCACTTTAAGGTGAAAAAGGCATACTTCTGGGCCGAACACACATGCCTCGCTTGTGATTATCTCAGAAGGCACAAAGAGTACAAGGCATTCAATAACCTCGATAAATGGTATTGGGGTGGAACGCCTTGA